Below is a genomic region from Asterias amurensis chromosome 4, ASM3211899v1.
TTCAAGTATCAAGTGCAGTACATGACTTTGATTAGAGGTTGTTTTCAGTCGAGTATTGAGAATGGAAACCAAAACAGTGCTCGATTAGTACTTGCGTCTGAATGCAAAGCATGAGTTTACAACACTTGAAAACGGCCAACAAAACTACCAGAATAAAGAGAACCTAGATGCAGGTTTCATTATCCTAACTTTAGTTTATTTCTTTGAACAAATACCTCTAAATATACAGATGTCAAAATTAAAGACGTATACAATAGCTTCCAAAAATATAAgggtacatgtataaaataacaataaaacattgttatatagcgcatttcacaataaccgtatcaatgcgctttttatattagtgccctggtcattgggccaatgaGAATGACATCCCTTTAatatttctcagctccctgctGGGGaatatacagccctgagctgccgtggcgctctgaaaggctttttcatacacaatatcaacctctacccctcgcaggtacccattaaaACCCCTGGGTACGCTATAAACTGTATTGAAAAAGTAATAATATTCCTTATTCTTTATCGGTCATTATCATAAAAGACACACAAACAACTATTAAAGGGGCCCAGGtatgatacttcacagaggcaacgaaggcaatcgcctccatgctcttggccattgccttggtgcccttgaaatgctctgcaatagaaattttaaatttccttatagggtgccctttaccaagaataaaatgccttggtgcccctgccctttcagtaaccaagcatacaggcctgggggCTGTTTCATCAAGATCAAAATGCctttggctgtacatggaattgtAAGCTCTCACCGATTTAATGCACCATCATGCCATTCCTCTGAATCCGATCTATGGGATCACTCTCGCGCATGCAGTAACTGGATCTATGGTGAGCACTCTtgcgcatgcagtaactggATCTATGGTGAGCACTCTtgcgcatgcagtaactggATCTATGGTGAGCACTCTCGCGCATGCAGTAGGCTTAACTGGATGAGAGTTCATGTACAGCCACTggcctgctttgatcatgagCCCCTGTGAGTGAAAAAAagtatttgaggcattgcatgattggtgaggtatcaattcaTATTTTGGTCTTGTATCGACTAGCttgcttaaaggtactggacactattggtaattactcaaaataattgttagcataaaaactgacttggtattgagcaatggagagctgtcaatagtataaaacattgtgagcttctgaagtaacatagtttttgataaagaaggaatttctcagtaaaatatttgaattaattttgaaacctcaagcataaggtctcgaaatcaagcatatgagagcattcaactttgtgtgacaatggtgttttttcttccattattatctcgcgactgtgacgaccaattgagtttaaagttttcacaggtttgttattgtgcaatgttgggatacaccaagtgagaatactggtctttgacaattaccaaacgtgtacagtgcctttaagtcgtTTCTAATGATGACCAGAGCAAGCTAGATgacattaattaaaaaatgacTCTGTggtagttaaagccattggaccctttcggtaaacagtgttgtccaaggcccacactctgtgtaccacaacttctgtATCAAATatcaaaccagtgaaaatttaggctcaatcggtcatcggagtcgggagaaaacaccggaaaaacccacccttgtttctgcgcgtttcgccgtgtcatgacatgtgtataaaataaatctgtaattctcgttaacgagaatttatattgttttgctgttttctcaaaaagtaaagcatttcatggactaatatttcaagagaagtctttcaccattgccttctgtaaaccctttaaactatttgtaaatctgtgaactttttttttttctaaaccgaaagggtccaatggctttaagttaatAACGATCTCCCCtgtaagtagtagtcccagtcgattttctaccttccgcccaagTAGTAATTAAAAAGTAGGACAGTCCGTTACTGGACTGAAAAAAtagagcaagacagttctctcacaaacaaaaatctacctggaaagtagacacacacatggtgctaccgcaaacccaATATATATTAAACAGTCATAGCTcatataaaattacaaaccaacTTCCCAGAAGTTACGGATTAACAATTATACACTGGAGCTCAACATTCCAGTGATCCAGTCAAAATTTTAcattatattaaaaatatattgTATATATTTCGTGATAGTATACATTTCCACTGCTATTCCAATAAAAAATTCCAATTCGTTGCCCAGTCATCTCATcattaataattatattaaaattaaaacacagattttttaaagcGCTTTTTTGGCATACCAAAGCACTATATATTTTTTGTCTGCAGTTTGGAAAAGTAATAAATTCCACAGTGCTGTGGTACAAACTTACTGCAGCCAAACACATCATAAAGCACCAGCAAACCAAtggttttggtcgtcatatattcttcacaaatccgtcattttcctgaaataatgcagctcccaacgttaaaaaattcccaaTTATGATTGTATTCTAACAGTCTGCCGTGCGTATGCAAGACGCACGATGCGCATTATTGCgtttgcgtgttaacgctgtgcagtcaagatatgGTGACCAAGAATTAAATGCGTCCTTCACCTGCGTGGATGGCATCCTGCGTGGATGCAACAATGTGAGAGTACGATCAAAACGGGAATTtgttaacgttgggagctgcattatttcacgaaaatgacggatttgtgaggatattatgaccaccaaaacccaccgcagagaAATGtgtgctgccatggaatgtgaatctgttgagaTTAGTgtcttcttgcaggtaagatttgagttatgaggcTTTGAAAATTTCCCGCCCCTAAAAACGGAccttaatagttaggactctgtgtCCATGTGCAGCCCAGAgtaagagtcctatatagggctcgAGTCTAGTGCACTTGACCACTGAGAGtcaaaaagagggcgctattataTGATTAAGCGTATGCGCAGATTGAATGTTGGTGGTGGCATATTTGGCTTGTGCAAGCTTGAAACTTGTATGCAATAGTTTGAAACTTAAACATGGCTGTTTGAAACTTGTGCAAGAAGCTACACTACTTAGCAGTCAACATGGATAGAAATTCAACGCAGAGTCAACCGTGCTAAAGCTAAGCTGCAAGATATGCTCTACAACAAACAAAGGTTTTTGTATGTTTTGGACAGAGAGGTATTCATGATGGGTATAAAAGAGTTGTGCTAAAGGACCTCTTCCTTTATTTCACAGCAACAACCCTGTCAGTTTTATATCTCATCTTCTACTCCTTTATtcctaaataaaaaaatacttctttacccgtaaatgtaaatttgtattttcttaTTGGTTATCATGACTTACTTGTATACACATTTCTGATTCTATATGGATAAACTAAATACCATTAAAATCCCTGAGTATCGATGGAACatgtcccaatttcatggctctgtgaAGTAAAGAATaggcgtttaaaggcagtggacactattggtaattactcaaaataattattagcataaaacctttcttggtgacgagtaatggggagagtttgatggtataaaacattgtgagaaacggctccctctgaagtgccatagttttcgagaaagaagtaattttccacgaattcgatttcgagacctcagatttagaacttgaggtctcaaaatcaaccatctaatcgcacacaacttcatgtgacaatggtgtatttttctttcattactgtctcgcaagttcgatcaacggttgagctcaaattttcacaggtttgttattttatgtatatgttgagatataccaactgtgaaggctagtctttgacaataactaatcgtgtctactgcctttaaggaagcagggaattctgtacttacggcaagcgtatctcacgggttagcggcaaattttgacttctgcgtgtgcgtacttcatgttactaggcattcttctcttacaaggctagcgcagaaatttggcgcttgcatgtaagcggggaaCTGTGAtcttaagcgcagaatttggcggtaagcagagctatgaaaatGTGCCCTGTATGGTCAATTCCCAACTTGGTACGTGGTACTATACGTAAAACTGTACCTGTGCACAGTCAGCCATGTCTACCCTGATACAATCCTTGGCGGGATACAATTCTTGGCGGGATAAAGTTCTTTAGGGTAGTGTTTCTGCATCCACTCTACAGGGATGTCTCCTTCTCAGTTATCGGTGCGTATCTGTGACTACATCTGAGATTCTCACTGGAGGAGTTGAGGCTTGATGGTGGGGTCTTAGTAGTGGCTCTATTAGGCAGTGTATTATTGTTGCTCAATGGCTAGCAAGATAAATAAGAAACATTGGATTGTATTTTATTCCAAATGTTGAACAATCGGCCCACTTTCTAAGCAACACATCAACAAAGCACTAACATTGTTATGCAAACTCACTTTCATCCataggacgaagcaatggttaagtgtcttgctgaaggacacaagtttcacggctggggattcgaacccacactctgctgatcagaaacagcagagtttgaattcggtgctcttaaccgctcggccatgacacttccaataaattattattttaggaATAACACGGCGAAGCATCTAGCGAAATTCCACACTGGGCATGAGCCTCTCCGATATTAAATTTTGGAGTGTGCGATAGTAATCACTATAGGATGACATGTGACACAtaatccaccaatcaaatgacaatgacaatggtTTGTATGTGTGTTGttataaacttttaaaaattctGCAACATAGTTTCAAAGTACATGAGTAAATCAAATTGTCCAACATTTCTTACCTTTTTGAATCGTTTGACGCAAGCAGCACCAGCAACTACTCCAATAGCCTCTGCTGTGAAGCCAAAAAGGAGTGCTAGCATGCCCATTGGAGCACCATGCATACTGAAAGAGGATTGAGAATATAAGGGTATGATGCAGCAAATCTTAAAACATTgaatttgcaaaagaaaaaaaaaattgctcctTGCAAAAATGTTGTGTCTTGGCGTGTATTTCTTTTGTGTGTACATCAGTGCTATTGTTGTGATTGCTGTATTTTCTATTGTGATCGTTACACAATAAACCAGTCGTGCGTGAACGGTGGCCAGATCTACGGCCTGCCAATCCAGTACTGCAGTTGATGTCTATTTATTAGCTCTCCAGTTACAACACTATTTAAAGGGGGCGTCTCAAAATGTTGGCACCTTCTAGATGCAAAAGAACGATCCAGTGCACCACATGGGCACATGCAGGCAATTCActttacacaaatttgtctcTGCTGTGAAGCAAAAATAGTAGTCCTATATAGCATGCCCATTGGGGCACCATGCATACTGAAAAGGAATATAAAATGGGTGTAAAGTACCACGTCACGTGTACCAGTAATGTAACATATTGTCACGTCAGCGCAAAAATGTTGTATCTCGATTTTGCCAAAACGCATCTAAAAAATGCCCTGCAAAAGCGTATCTCAGTGCGCACTTAGTTTGTGTGTAAACTCAGATTTCCAGTGCACGCTTTTTATTTGAACCTAAAAATGCCCAGCTTTTTGAGATTGTCATAATTCtggataacaaataaacaagtaaGCCTGTCCAACACGACAAATATGCATTTACAACCTTGGCACTAACAGAGTATTATTCAAGATTGGTAAGGATACacaacatccctttttaattttagtctgaaagcttactgattacaAAGTTCATCCTTTTTTTGCTGTGAAATAtgtccctctgaaatgaagttaCCAGAAAATATctgaaaacctttaaaaaaaacagtcagcTGATTTGGGatgttacaaccaaaattaaggacaatgtgtttacatgctgaacattGTGTGTGGTATTTCACTATTCCATTCTGACTCGCACAACGGGTTAAGCCCAGAGTGTTGCAGGTGTGTTGTTTCAGGTGTATGGATGATCACACAAACCATGAACACTATCTGGGATTATTTGTCATCTCAACCAATCCTttataatacctttaaaggcagtggacactattggtaattcctcaaaatagttattagcataaaacctttcttggtgacgagtaatggggggaggttgatggtataaaacattgtgagaaacggctccctctaagtgccatagttttcgagaaagaagtaattttccacgaatttgatttcgagacctcgagatttagaacttgaggtctcgaaatcaaccatctgaacacacacaacttcgtgtgaaaagggtgggttttttctttcattattatcttgcaagttcgatgaccgattgagctcaaattttcacaggtttgttactttatgcatatgttgagatacaccaagtgagaaggctagtctttgacaattaccaatagtgtccactgcctttaagcccagAATGTtgcaggtttgttgtttcaggTGTATGGATGATCACACAAACCATGAACACTGTCTGGGGTTATTTGTCATCTCAACCAATCCTTTACAATACCTTCAAGTAATTCTAGAGATGACTTTGTGATGTACTTACCCCATCAGTGGAAGCAGGAAAAGGAAAGCAACGACAAAGGCAAGACGTAGAATGGCACTCGGGCAGATGGCTGCTGTCTGCTTCATGTACATCAACCAGGAGATCATGTGAGCTCGAATTGAAACTaagacaataataacaataataaagactagtaggatttgaaacttcgcatggtggaaatacgatagagcaaaggtttgcagtaacaccatgtaatgataatctctaaatgagttggggtggttctgaaaggaCCGttagtttcaactcgacgtttcgtgcatcaccaagctaatccgcatccgcattaagcagcatgcagcatcagagtccagctttctccagaagatgatcagagcatactgatcgaaacgtcaagttgaaaccaacagttcttatcagaaccaccccaactcatttagagattatcattatatggtcttaccgcaaacctttactatgTAATAaaaaagacatttgtaaagcaccTGCAAAAGCCTGTAcgcgcataaagagaacaataaaatataaaatgagTGAAAGATATGCTGACCGCTTTTAAGGttttgaaatttattttcaCTAATTACATGAtattttttgtgatttgtttttacaacaaCCATCTAAACAATTTTTACATCACTAAAATACATAAACGGTAAGCCGGTATGTTCCATCAAAGTATGAAAAGCTCTTTACTTTGTTTTAGGACCTTAAACCTTACCCATGATAGGAAGTCCTGTGGCGATTTTAAGTGGAAGAACACACATCTCAGCAATCTCTTCGCTCACTCCCAGCAGAACCATCAGCAGAGTTGTAATGACTCCAGGGATCCAAAACACTATTAAACACACCTGGGGACAAGGTTGACAcaatgtaaaacaaataaataagaagCTCTGCAAGtggattttttctttaaagattAAAACTATCAACATGTTTGTACTATTGAACTACCTATGAACCTTTATAATACACAAGTTAAATGATATTGGTCTGAACGTGTAAACTAAATTTATACAGGTCACACAAGTTGGCCCTTCCTAAAAAACTAAAAACGCAGAGTATACGGTTTTTGCCCTGTGCCAGGGCTATATAATACAATGTAAAAATTGGCAAATCTAAGTAATGGCGTCGAGAGAACGCAAAAGTGAGTTTGGTAAAAATTGTCCTTGCGCTAATGTGTATAattagaaaaaaacataatgatTTAGCACTTTAAACTTGAGAAAATGTTGAAGTCGCTAGTAACATTCTAAGTGTGCAAATACACTGATTTGCCAAAATGTGAGATTTAAAAAAGAAGATTTCCTCTTTGTGAAAACAGTGCCGAATTTGTAAAGGGGAACACTTACACTGAATGACACCAGGAAGTAGCCAATGTTGAATCGTGTCAGGTGTTTGATTATGTCCTTCTTATTCAGATCTTCATTCGGTCGTCTGCTTGGCTACAGATAAAAACAACCACATAATACAacttcatttttatttccaaCGGTATCAAGTGTCCAATTTACACCTTGATGAGAGAATAGCAAACTGataacgatgactagagcaagctagtcgcaATGTTGAGACCATtaaagaactgactccgcggtagttcAGTTAATTATGATCTTATAAGCTTAAGTAGTTTTGCCTagtcgtggttttcctcttggttttgtttgcattcccttttttgttttttcctgtcattctctgagcgctttgtaaccttaggaaaaggcgctatataaatggtattattattattagtagtcccagccaattttgtATACCTTCTGcctgggtagtagttaaaaagcagggcagttcttttcagaactgagaagtctcccgaacatccgataaatctactctgcagtagtagaataaagaaaaacagttcTTTAAAGAATAAACTCTGcctgacaagtagatacacacatggtgttaccgcaaaccaaatctaattgatacctcaccttgcaatgcctcaaatcctatataagctTAGAAAAAGTATGGAAAAGCGCCTTCTCAATTGCCACAACCTTCCTGTCCACATCTGCACCTCCACTATACTGGACTCATTTAAGACtgctctcaaaacccacttATTTAGATCCATCTAAGCTTCTTACAGTATAAGCTACTCCATCTCACTTAAAACTATGTAATTTTATTTATCATATACCCTTACTGTGTTTTTGTCATTATAGCTTGTATTGAATGACTTTTATGTTTCAGCGCTTTTCTGCATTTACTTACACTTAAGAAGAGGGGAAACAGGACTCTAGACTCGTTCAACCACAGGTAGGTTATCATGGAGGTAGGGTAGCAGACTGTCAGTGTTGCAATTGCCTGCAGACAAACACAGAGAGGCAGATATTACAAATTACTATacctcatgcatattcatgattgAGAGCTGATTTCTCACTGGTCATTTACCATCACGTGCCACTTGCtatttttgctgcttttaaagtGCACCCCGTCCCTGCACAATTGCTTCATAGTTGATTGTCGCACTGGTTACCCCTGGAACAAGTCTACTATGCATGCGCCTTACAAAGCATTTCTGGAACTGTCACAGAGGTGTAGAATGCTTGCCTGAAAATGGTCCTAGAACATATAAATATGCACAGTACAtttaaatgacaaacctgtgcattgtgttgtgttgtcatttagcctatTTATAACAtatgtccttttggttgataagcagGTTACAACAGCTAACTCTTGTTCACACATGTCAGGTGATATTAACAGTGTTACACCATGTTAACAAGCATTGagacagttattgtgaaatgtgctatatgAGAAACTGTTGTCATAACTATCAACACCCAAAGCGGTtattaagagcaccggattgaAGCGCTGGTGTTTGatgagcagagtgtgggttcgaatctcggttatgacacttgctacataaattTGGGGATGTAGTGCTttttgctctaccagccaggcttcggactgatgataccaaagcctacattcgtatggactgtaaaaggggttacctaggagtacatgtaggtagcAAAGTCCTCtggaaaagaaaaatatttgtagcccacaccttgaagtggccttcaggccgtgtgtgtctggcgacttgcataattcTTTTTCTTTAAAGCAACATTGAAAAAGTAGATAGAGCATTTCAGAATGCAAGAATCCACTCACCTTGGCTGCCTCTTCCTGGTTATCAGAGAGATCCCTGGATACAAATAAACTGGCTAGTGGCCGACTAATACGTTGGCCAGTAGTCACAACAGCCAATGGCCACCAAAATGAAAACACTTGTCCAACTTTCAAACGCTGTGAGGAAAGATTTCAAAAGCAatgattttttaagaaaaaaaaaacactggcaTTCCACACTTATTTTACAGCAAAAGATTGTGCAAgtctctttttatttttgtttatatcattttttgttcattcATTCTTTTTACAGTTGGCTTTGTTTAACCATCAAGGCAATTTTGAAATGGATTTGACTGTTGTTTTACGGTCAAGCAGTTTACCCGTCCCAACACTTAGTACTActtcaatttaaaggcactggatacaattggtaattactcaaaataattgttagcatagaaactcacttggtaaagagctgttgatagtataaaacattgtgagaaatagctccctctcaagtaagttgttttaaaaggaaGAGGTCATTTcgcattcaaataataaaaactccagctgaagcctttttttaggcacctgacagcacacaaatgttttttttattttcattattctcttgcaacttcaatagTCAATCAAGCCCAAATTtggacaggtttgttattttatgcatatgttggaatacaccaagtgagaacactgagATGTTATAttaaaaagtacaatatttCACATTAATTAGGTTAAAAACATTGAACATTGAGTATTTCCATGCTCGTTAAGAAATGATTTCATGTGTTTGTTAAATACCTGTGATACTGGTGTGTCTTTCTTCAGTTGGCCATGGATATATCTGAAGTATCCTAGAAAGAGAAAAGAGCACCTTCCGATTCCGCCCATATACATAGACAGTATGGGTACCATCAGGGGAATGGTTTGCGGTATGTTGGTTTGAAGCAGAACCACCACTGATACAATCTGTATGGATCCAAGaaaatgaggggaaaaaaacattaaagccGTATCTGAAATGGCCTCTAAGTGTAAAGCTAGCTGttcagccgtcaatttcaccaaactcttcctaacttaggattaatcttag
It encodes:
- the LOC139936124 gene encoding progressive ankylosis protein homolog, producing the protein MTTSITYKQIIIFLLPLTLTNLIISIGDQALNRGLTSAESAAEALASFGIAFFLCQFMVGPVIEFRNVSLVLVRSRRDLLIVLYCLFGVSGILFVLSLVIALTSFGTFLSNTVYSLSDDVGAGFMQCMLFLSAWPAVEGITFVMIGLHLSVERSIVVGAAQVIDVFLRIVSVVVLLQTNIPQTIPLMVPILSMYMGGIGRCSFLFLGYFRYIHGQLKKDTPVSQRLKVGQVFSFWWPLAVVTTGQRISRPLASLFVSRDLSDNQEEAAKAIATLTVCYPTSMITYLWLNESRVLFPLFLSPSRRPNEDLNKKDIIKHLTRFNIGYFLVSFSVCLIVFWIPGVITTLLMVLLGVSEEIAEMCVLPLKIATGLPIMVSIRAHMISWLMYMKQTAAICPSAILRLAFVVAFLFLLPLMGMHGAPMGMLALLFGFTAEAIGVVAGAACVKRFKKPLSNNNTLPNRATTKTPPSSLNSSSENLRCSHRYAPITEKETSL